One genomic region from Cryptococcus gattii WM276 chromosome C, complete sequence encodes:
- a CDS encoding uncharacterized protein (Similar to TIGR gene model, INSD accession AAW42393.1) — MTTLSQSNLPLDPGAHQDGKKTRDLEEAGAAPQDELYYEDTSSEEVLTGVSKVEAAAAVWGPKSQWFLFIGIALSSYIYSLDGVTTWQYLSYATSYVLDHSVSGTISTANAIIIAVGKPLMAKLADVVGRGETFIIVTILYVVGYIVIATANDAGQIAGGQVIYSFGYTGLQMLQQIIIADMTTLRWRGAVSGLVSAPFIINNFVSAEIAEGVLPNWRWGYGMFAILVPVALCPIIIALMWAQHKAAKQLKIKYSRPPIKIGIWVTIREACLEMDFIGLVLIAASLALVLLPLGLAPSASKGWKTPSMIVMIIIGGLLFPVFLFYESKFPRKPVLPMRWLKRGPILGSCLIGFFDFVSFYLQYTYLYSYVYVTEDWSYRNLTYFSSAQSLALTIFGIMAGFIMFATRRFKWMLFIGLLIRLLGVGLMLKARSPSGNTAELVMCQILQGMGGGAAATAIQVSAQAAVAHVDVATVTAVVLLITEVGNSVGSAAAAGIWASYMPKELAKHVPTTNATLLAELYGSITDIALYPPDDPIRLGAIAAYQNVMFRLVLGAVIVAIFPPIWCLLFTKDIKLTRAQNAVDAKDLSGRPTGEPTLDERTPSEAGMSGPQRID, encoded by the exons ATGACCACTCTCTCACAGAGCAATCTTCCGCTTGATCCAGGGGCCCATCAGGACGGAAAGAAAACCCGTGATCTCGAAGAGGCCGGTGCCGCCCCTCAGGACGAGTTGTATTACGAGGATACCTCATCGGAGGAAGTCCTTACTGGTGTCAGCAAAGTCGAAGCTGCTGCAGCTGTCTG GGGCCCCAAATCTCAATGGTTCCTTTTCATCGG TATCGCACTTTCTTCTTATATTTACTCTCTTGACGGTGTCACTACATGGCAATATCTCTCTTATGC AACCTCTTATGTTTTGGATCACTCTGTCTCTGGTACTATTTCAACCGCCAATGCCATCATCATTGCTGTTGGTAAACCGCTCATGGCCAAGCTTGCGGATGT TGTTGGTCGAGGCGAGACTTTCATTATTGTTACCATCCTTTATGTCGTTGGCTAT ATTGTCATTGCCACTGCCAACGACGCTGGTCAGATTGCCGGTGGGCAGGTGATCTAT TCTTTCGGCTACACTGGGTTGCAAATGCTTCAACAAATCATTATTGCTGATATGACAACACTTCGGTGGCGTGGTGCTGTTTCTGGTCTCGTCTCGGCTCctttcatcatcaacaacTTCGTTTCCGCTGAGATCGCTGAGGGCGTGCTTCCCAACTGGCGATGGGGTTATGGTATG TTCGCTATCCTCGTCCCGGTCGCTCTGTGCCCCATCATCATTGCTCTCATGTGGGCCCAGCACAAGGCTGCCAAGCAGTTGAAGATTAAATACTCTCGGCCTCCCATCAAGAT TGGTATTTGGGTCACTATTCGTGAAGCCTGTCTTGAAATGGACTTCATCGGTCTCGTCCTCATTGCGGCTTCTCTTGCCCTTGTCCTTCTCCCTCTTGGTCTTGCTCCCTCAGCCTCTAAGGGGTGGAAGACTCCGAGTATGATTGTGATGATCATCATTGGTGGCCTTCTTTTCCCTGTGTTCCTCTTTTATGAGTCCAAGTTCCCTAGGAAGCCTGTCTTGCCCATGCGATGGCTCAAGCGTGGCCCTATCCTTGGTTCTTGCCTCATCGGTTTTTTCGACTTCGTGTCCTTCTATCTTCAGTACACCTACCTCTATAG TTATGTTTACGTCACTGAGGACTGGAGCTACCGAAATTTGACTTACTTCAGCTCCGCCCAATCTCTTGCCCTCACCATCTTTGGTATCATGGCTGGTTTCATCATGTTCGCCACTAGGCGTTTCAAGTGGATGCTCTTTATTGGGCTTCTCATTCGTCTTCTTGGTGTGGGTCTTATGCTCAAGGCCCGATCTCCCTCCGGGAATACTGCCGAGCTGGTCATGTGCCAGATTCTGCAAG gtatgggtggtggtgcagCTGCAACAGCTATTCAAGTGTCAGCGCAAGCAGCTGTTGCTCACGTCGATGTGGCCACCGTTACCGCCGTCGTTCTTTTGATCACTGAAGTAGGAAACTCTGTGGGATCCGCTGCGGCCGCTGGTATCTGGGCTTCTTACATGCCCAAGGAGCTTGCCAAGCATGTGCCTACTACCAATGCTACTTTGCTGGCTGAGCTTTACGGAAGTATCACCGATATTGCTCTTTACCCCCCCGATGACCCCATCAGACTTGGTGCCATTGCTGCTTACCAAAATGTTAT GTTCCGACTCGTTCTTGGTGCCGTGATAGTAGCCATTTTCCCTCCTATCTGGTGTCTCCTCTTTACCAAGGACATTAAGCTCACCCGTGCCCAAAACGCCGTGGACGCCAAGGATCTTTCCGGCCGTCCTACTGGCGAGCCGACTCTTGATGAGAGGACTCCTTCCGAGGCTGGCATGTCTGGTCCTCAAAGGATAGATTGA
- a CDS encoding uncharacterized protein (Similar to TIGR gene model, INSD accession AAW42739.1) produces the protein MVRFKNRYLLVEFLLSTSLSSTLDTHYDSTNPIIPKESALEDDGSEDEEDEEEFSPIPSLPFVIPTILADSQLGDEGGQGIYKAVRSIVISVFGDEGWGRIASSFRVIYHSPLTTLTFLRIARPHYRLLWSALTFINSLGNTPVIPRVIAVSGTIKKLQNRGIAYHRAMVGALISAGVDKNKAGISGGGGGKLEKEAEREREEMERMQET, from the exons ATGGTACGCTTCAAGAACCGCTACCTTCTAGTCGAATTCCTCCTCTCCACTTCCCTTTCTTCAACACTTGACACCCATTACGACTCTACGAATCCTATAATACCAAAGGAAAGCGCTCTGGAAGACGACGGCTCtgaggacgaagaagatgaagaggaatTTTCCCCTATACCCTCATTACCTTTCGTGATCCCTACTATACTAGCCGATAGCCAACTaggagatgaaggaggaCAGGGGATATACAAGGCTGTGAGGTCCATTGTGATCAGTGTCTTTGGAGACGAAGGCTGGGGAAGGATTGCCAGTTCATTTCGAG TGATATATCATTCCCCCCTGACAACCCTTACATTTCTCCGCATCGCCCGTCCACATTATCGTCTTTTGTGGTCTGCCTTGACATTCATAAATTCTCTGGGGAACACACCTGTTATCCCACGAGTCATTGCAGTCTCGGGTACGATTAAGAAACTTCAGAACCGGGGGATAGCGTATCATCGTGCGATGGTCGGAGCATTGATCAGTGCTGGTGTGGATAAGAACAAGGCAGGGATCTCtggaggtggaggcggAAAGTTAGAGAAGGAAGCGGAGcgagaaagagaagaaatggaAAGGATGCAAGAGACATAG
- a CDS encoding uncharacterized protein (Similar to TIGR gene model, INSD accession AAW42394.1), with protein sequence MTLIPPGAHLSPVDLPPPPPSADPREPSPVSVSRRTGARTPQRARSPLSSRDASPTRVHQTNRSPSSELTSPLLQPFPRSSGSAIATPPSAVPVQSTLGHHLSRPSSPSSIHSSGSAIFERDIEHPPMASLSLNPNPSHQSHPLNHRPSRLLHLPHGSNLDYTVPAVLDDAVEALTLGDATSRGFEGLEIEAPAPSGTGMARQSSSGLPSSGRKVTAGTPAVFSSPSRSSSPISIDSLTSSMTSPTQSPPILSQLSPPPSLTGLAAQNGVPASPTSPTLSKTQVASSVPRPTAPRRISTGPQLPGGWVSSESEKTQEEPTSAAVPAPAAVSHPGPPSAVPPHMSPAKGKPPHHRLSFISYNDILLSVPTQVTTFSEITSGNVSPDHLPGTVSPSLSTRSPIVPPPLHGAPAAVIPTHSVTIGSRQGPAAEAKLNGDAGDNSAKSALGLPEGEWEHSDGPAKGEWEREGLGKGLEQRLEDLAHTGA encoded by the exons ATGACTCTCATCCCGCCAGGCGCGCATCTTT CCCCAGTCGACCTCCCTCCTCCGCCGCCTTCTGCCGACCCTCGTGAACCGTCGCCTGTCTCCGTGTCCCGTCGCACTGGCGCTCGTACGCCTCAACGGGCTCGTTCCCCCCTCTCTTCCCGTGATGCATCGCCAACTCGAGTGCATCAAACTAACAGGTCACCATCCTCCGAGCTCACTTCTCCTTTGCTGCAGCCATTTCCACGCAGTTCAGGTTCCGCCATTGCGACTCCGCCTTCCGCGGTTCCCGTCCAGTCCACTCTCGGCCACCATCTCTCAAGACCGTCATCGCCTTCTTCTATCCACTCTTCCGGTTCCGCTATTTTCGAAAGGGATATAGAGCACCCGCCGATGGCATCCCTTTCGCTCAATCCAAACCCGTCTCACCAGTCCCATCCACTCAACCATAGACCTAGCCGTTTGCTCCACCTGCCGCATGGTTCGAATTTGGATTATACCGTCCCTGCGGTTCTGGATGATGCCGTGGAGGCCCTGACTTTAGGTGATGCGACAAGCAGGGGTTTTGAAGGTCTGGAAATTGAAGCTCCCGCGCCTAGTGGAACTGGTATGGCTCGACAGAGTTCGTCTGGTTTACCAAGCTCCGGACGGAAAGTTACTGCTGGTACTCCTGCAGTTttctcatctccttccCGCAGTTCTTCGCCTATAAGCATCGATTCTCTTACGTCTTCCATGACTTCCCCTACCCAATCGCCGCCCATTCTTAGTCAGCTCTCACCTCCCCCGAGTTTGACGGGCTTGGCCGCACAAAATGGTGTTCCGGCTAGTccgacgtctccaactCTTTCAAAGACCCAAGTCGCATCTAGTGTTCCGCGTCCAACTGCGCCGAGAAGAATTAGCACCGGCCCGCAATTACCCGGCGGCTGGGTGTCTAGCGAGTCTGAAAAGACGCAGGAAGAG CCAACTTCTGCTGCCGTTCCCGCACCAGCCGCTGTCTCTCACCCTGGACCTCCGAGCGCTGTACCACCTCATATGTCGCCTGCCAAAGGGAAGCCCCCACATCACCGACTTTCGTTCATCTCATACAACGACATCCTCCTGAGTGTCCCTACTCAGGTCACCACGTTCAGCGAGATTACTTCCGGCAATGTGTCTCCGGATCATCTTCCTGGTACAGTATCGCCTAGTCTTAGTACCAGATCGCCGATCGTGCCACCTCCGCTCCATGGCGCACCTGCTGCTGTAATTCCCACACATTCCGTTACCATTGGATCCAGGCAAGGTCCTGCTGCGGAGGCCAAACTCAATGGGGATGCTGGTGATAATTCTGCGAAAAGTGCTCTAGGCTTGCCTGAGGGTGAATGGGAGCACAGTGATGGACCTGCCAAGGGAGAGtgggaaagggaaggacTCGGGAAAGGGTTGGAACAGCGCCTTGAAGATTTGGCGCACACTGGAGCTTGA
- a CDS encoding 30S ribosomal protein S17, putative (Similar to TIGR gene model, INSD accession AAW42396.1), whose protein sequence is MPYQPNHVFKGVVTKVGAMRKTATVTVERIFEHPKILKEIKRHKKFLVHDEGELARLGDKVSIIHGTRTSRHKSFRLQSILSRNTQKFPDDPIPTEIPLPSIKPSKQKKLLEKAALRSSRQVDASGGSGKVIDALKEAQLAKEQAAKAAEVAGRNVV, encoded by the exons ATGCCCTACCAACCCAATCACGTCTTTAAGGGCGTCGTCACAAAAGTGGGAGCTATGAGAAAGACTGCTACTGTCACT GTTGAACGAATATTTGAACACCCGAAGATCTTGAAGGAAATCAAAAGACATAAAAAATTCCTTGTCCACGATGAAGGCGAGC TTGCCAGATTAGGCGACAAAGTCTCCATCATTCACGGCACCCGCACCTCCAGACACAAATCCTTCCGACTTCAATCAATTCTTTCTCGTAACACCCAGAAGTTCCCCGATGACCCTATTCCCACCGAAATCCCTTTACCCTCCATCAAGCCTAGCAAGCAGAAGAAGTTGTTGGAAAAGGCCGCTTTACGATCGAGCAGGCAGGTGGATGCTTCAGGCGGGTCAGGGAAGGTCATTGATGCGTTGAAAGAGGCGCAATTGGCAAAGGAACAGGCAGCTAAAGCTGCCGAGGTTGCCGGGAGAAATGTGGTGTAG
- a CDS encoding uncharacterized protein (Similar to TIGR gene model, INSD accession AAW42399.1), translating into MPSQPSNIVIIGASVAGHNLANALYPTLPSTHRILLIDALDYSFFPIACLRAAVVPGWEDKVTVPLTTKTVFPSGTAHEVIAPNKVIELRENSVVLEKPFEGSTEVTFFRCVIATGASQPSPMRPPPGATTQKQFVDNLRCIQSDVSRANKVVIIGGGTVGIEFAGEVRDAHPDAEITIVHSKPYLLSPIPSARPESSSNLTWSSPPTNPRLSKSLEQVLTKLNVNLILDDSVSIPLGDNPSPEGEWDGSFGLQSEVKKLKLKSGKEVQGDYIFVSVGNNPNTGLVASVDPAAITSGLIAVDGYLKIASDNPASFLTKNSNYYAVGDASAVPGLKTAWLANISATHVAKNIINEAKGKGPLKYSPGSFSGLFVPVGPTHGAGSITFPFLGTWIVGGSVVRAAKGKDLLIGQVWQPLWQGSEKGDSKM; encoded by the exons ATGCCTTCACAACCATCCAACATTGTCATTATCGGAG CCTCTGTGGCTGGGCATAACCTCGCCAATGCTCTTTACCCCACACTGCCGTCTACCCACCGTATCTTGCTCATTGACGCACTCGATtactctttcttccctATCGCATGTCTCCGTGCCGCCGTTGTTCCTG GTTGGGAAGATAAAGTCACAGTACCCCTGACCACCAAGACCGTTTTTCCTTCTGGTACTGCCCACGAGGTCATCGCCCCTAACAAAGTCATTGAGTTGCGCGAAAATTCTGTGGTCTTAGAGAAGCCTTTCGAAGGTTCTACAGAAGTCACATTCTTC CGCTGTGTCATTGCTACTGGAGCCTCTCAGCCTTCCCCAATGAGACCACCCCCAGGCGCCACAACCCAGAAACAGTTCGTTGATAATCTTCGATGCATCCAAAGCGACGTATCCAGGGCCAATAAAGTCGTGATCATTGGAGGTGGTACGGTCGGCATTGAATTTGCGGGA GAAGTTCGAGACGCCCACCCTGATGCCGAAATTACGATTGTCCATTCCAAGCCTTATCTTCTATCGCCGATCCCATCCGCACGCCCTGAATCCTCTTCCAACCTGACTTGGTCTTCTCCTCCCACCAATCCCAGGCTCTCTAAGAGCCTCGAGCAAGTCCTTACAAAGCTCAACGTTAACCTGATCCTTGATGATAGTGTATCTATCCCCTTGGGAGATAATCCATCACCCGAGGGGGAATGGGATGGGTCATTCGGCCTCCAGAGTGAAGTGAAGAAGCTCAAGCTGAAAAGTGGAAAGGAAGTGCAAGGCGATTATATCTTTGTGAGCGTCGGCAATAATCCAAATACCGGGTTGGTGGCGAGCGTGGACCCTGCGGCCATCACCAGCGGATTGATAGCAGTTGACGGTTATCTGAAG ATTGCGTCCGATAACCCAGCCTCTTTTCTCACTAAGAACAGTAACTACTATGCTGTCGGTGATGCTTCGGCTGTTCCAGGGTTAAAAACTGCATGGCTTGCCAATATCTCGGCCACGCATGTTGCAAAGAA CATCATCAATGAGGCCAAAGGTAAAGGGCCATTAAAGTATTCACCTGGAAGTTTCAGTGGCTTG TTCGTCCCTGTGGGCCCAACACATGGCGCCGGCTCCATTACCTTCCCTTTCTTGGGTACCTGGATCGTTGGTGGCAGCGTCGTTAGAGCGGCCAAGGGGAAGGATCTACTTATTGGCCAGGTCTGGCAGCCGCTCTGGCAAGGGAGCGAAAAAGGCGACTCGAAGATGTGA